In Equus przewalskii isolate Varuska chromosome 15, EquPr2, whole genome shotgun sequence, a single genomic region encodes these proteins:
- the P4HTM gene encoding transmembrane prolyl 4-hydroxylase, with amino-acid sequence MAAAAGPRPEVPNPQWATPEHDQAQAAAGLGDCEDAPVRPLCKPRGICSRAYFLVLMVFVHLYLGNVLALLLFVHYSNGDEGSDPRPQRRAQGPSPAPTLGPLTRLEGIKVGHERKVQLVADRDHFIRTLSLKPLLFEIPGFLSDEECRLIIHLAQMKGLQRSQILPTEEYEEAMGTMQVSQLDLFRLLDQNRDGRLQLREVLAQTRLGNGRWMTPENIQEMYSAIKADPDGDGVLSPQEFSDMDLRDFHKYMRSHKAEASELVRNSHHTWLYQGEGAHHVMRAIRQRVLRLTRLSPEIVELSEPLQVVRYGEGGHYHAHVDSGPVYPETVCSHTKLVANESVPFETSCRYMTVLFYLNNVTGGGETVFPVADNRTYDEMSLIQDDVDLRDTRRHCDKGNLRVKPRQGTAVFWYNYLPDGQGWVGDVDDYSLHGGCLVTRGTKWIANNWINVDPSRARQALFQQEMARLAREGGTDSQPEWALDRAYRDARVEL; translated from the exons ATGGCGGCGGCGGCAGGCCCGAGGCCTGAGGTCCCGAATCCGCAGTGGGCTACTCCTGAGCACGACCAGGCCCAAGCAGCGGCAGGGCTGGGCGACTGCGAGGACGCACCTGTCCGGCCGCTGTGCAAGCCCCGTGGCATCTGCTCACGCGCCTACTTCCTAGTGCTGATGGTGTTCGTGCACCTGTACCTGGGTAACGTACTGGCGCTGCTGCTCTTCGTACACTACAGCAACGGTGACGAGGGCAGCGACCCCAGGCCCCAGCGCCGCGCCCAGGGCCCCTCGCCCGCTCCAACCTTGGGTCCCCTCACCCGGCTGGAGGGCATCAAG GTGGGGCACGAGCGTAAGGTCCAGCTGGTCGCCGACAGGGATCACTTCATCCGAACCCTCAGCCTCAAGCCGCTGCTCTTCG AAATCCCTGGCTTCCTGAGTGATGAGGAGTGTCGGCTCATCATCCACCTGGCACAGATGAAGGGGTTACAGCGCAGCCAGATCCTGCCCACTGAAGAGTACGAGGAGGCAATGGGCACAATGCAGGTCAGCCAGCTGGACCTCTTCCGGCTGCTGGACCAGAACCGCGATGGTCGCCTGCAGCTCCGTGAG GTCCTGGCCCAGACTCGCCTGGGAAATGGACGGTGGATGACTCCAGAGAACATTCAGGAGATGTACTCTGCAATCAAGGCTGACCCTGATGGTGATG GAGTGCTGAGCCCACAGGAGTTCTCCGACATGGACCTTCGGGACTTCCACAAGTACATGAGGAGCCACAAGGCAGAGGCCAGCGAGCTAGTGCGGAACAGCCACCATACGTGGCTCTACCAGGGTGAAGGTGCCCACCATGTCATGCGTGCCATCCGCCAGAG GGTGCTACGCCTCACCCGCCTGTCACCTGAGATCGTGGAGCTCAGCGAGCCACTGCAGGTTGTGCGGTATGGCGAGGGAGGCCACTACCATGCCCATGTGGACAGCGGACCCGTGTACCCAGAGACTGTCTGCTCCCATACCAAGCTGGTAGCCAACGAGTCTGTACCCTTCGAAACCTCCTGCCG CTATATGACAGTGCTGTTTTATTTGAACAACGTCACTGGTGGGGGAGAGACTGTCTTTCCTGTAGCAGACAACAGAACCTACGATGAAATG AGTCTGATTCAGGATGACGTTGACCTCCGTGACACTCGGAGGCACTGTGACAAGGGAAACCTGCGTGTCAAGCCTCGGCAGGGCACAGCTGTCTTCTGGTACAATTACCTGCCTGATGGGCAAG GTTGGGTGGGCGACGTGGATGACTACTCGCTGCACGGTGGCTGCCTGGTCACGCGCGGCACTAAGTGGATCGCCAACAACTGGATCAATGTGGACCCCAGCAGGGCGCGGCAGGCGCTCTTCCAGCAGGAGATGGCGCGCCTGGCCCGCGAAGGTGGCACCGACTCACAACCGGAATGGGCCCTGGACCGGGCCTACCGCGACGCGCGCGTCGAGCTCTGA